Part of the Uloborus diversus isolate 005 chromosome 9, Udiv.v.3.1, whole genome shotgun sequence genome is shown below.
aagttaatttcgagtgtaatttcgaaTGTTCTACGAATAATTTTTTCCAACtataaattgcagaaaaactttatGATAACCTTTATTTGTCTCAATTGTactgaatttcaggaaaaaaaaaaaaacttctgttgttagtaaaacaaatggtaattGTTGTCATctgtattggtttgttgtcatgtctTGATTTGtgcttggcaagataatatttagaaattatatagtgccttgaaaatttgtattgaggttaagcataatcatttgaaacatattttcagatatttacataattgtaatagtaaataattttaaaaagaaaacaaaaacgaatAATATAAACTAACAAGATTAAATTTAGTCGTTTATCGTAAATTAAAAAACCAAAGGGataacaaaaaaatcaagcacAAACCTCTTCTGCCCCAAGAGAAAACGATTTTAATCTTTTGAAAAGTATCGTTGCTCGAAAAAAAATTACGACTagctataaatctaaaaaaaaaaaattaataatgcacacaatacacacacaaaaggatttttttcaaaaataacacccaagagaccgaattatttgaataTGAAAGACTTCTTGACAATTAGAAGGAGTGTATCGTGCATTGCTAACAATATCACCAACCTGCGTGAAATAagaaagaatacttttaaaactgtaggaaagttgagcactaaatgagttgtaggtttagagacaattcaatatgGCATATGCATTGTGTTTTtcactattattgattttttattatgacatttgttccttcattttacatttgttcacATTACGCtctcataaataatacaatttttgtacaaaattatgaaatgtagcaacaaaacaaaatgttttcaaacattttttgaaaaatttcaaataccagtattaaggtatcacgttttaaaaataccgaataccgctattgaatttttggtctggtattgcaatccctactccCAACGTTTCTCcatagtctaaaactgtgttttaaaaacttttatttctgaaaatttgcaAGAGGGGAATGACGAGAAATTTTCGTAGAAAGAATTTCAGTTTCAGTCTTGGTTTAgttctttattgatttttttttcatggaaaaaaatgataaaataggcaaaattacaatttttcacTCTGATCAAGTCTCAAAAAATCTTAATCATTATAGCCAACAAGATTTTCAAAAGCTTCgtctaaaaaaatgctttttgtataATTATTcctcggaaatttaaaaaaaaagcgattgGATTGggtaaatactaatttttaatagtaattttgaATGATTTGCTGATTTTCTGTATTTTGATCCATTGTTTCCTGAGAACGGGGCTGCCAATAACTCAAATTACTGGTGATAAATGATTTAATATGTACTTCAAGCAGCATATAATATATGGATTCTCGCGATTTCATTGGATGTGTACACTAGTCTTCTTGttgttaaaactgtttttaacagCTGAAACGAATATGGGTAAAATTTGTGTAGTGCGAACATAAACTTAGagatttcttttgcattgaagctCTTATTAGTGTAACTTCTTTGTGTTTTGTCCTGTTAATCttccaaaatttgaaactttacagCAACCTTGTGAGCAACCATAAATGTTGCCAAAAACACTTAACTagatactgtttaaggctttcacggccagcgtcaatatggggagataacatttccgggcttattggccgtggtctaattggagtagaaattccagacgtttcggcttgctttcctgcagccatcatcagtggtttgagtttggtgagactgtttcttggcttcggtggctccggtatttaagcaaactacTGCTGGGCTGTTGGTTCTGATTGGGAGGCATTCTCAAGCtgctggtggaataaggttcctgattggatgagattcaagccgctgggtgatcctggtacctgattggatgggattcacaagccgtggtggctTCCGGTTTCTGATTTGATGGGACCACAGTATGTAAAGGAAAGGTTTGAAGTTTCTCCCACAGAAAATTTCACAATTACATAAGGGGGTGGACCTGAGGATCTTAGGTTCACTGCAAGAAATGTTCCGAAATTAAAGGTCTAAAAAGGCAATTTGAAGCTCTTTAGTTTCATCTATTGGGTCATGAACTCTGTTTGGGTCTGCCTTTTGGCACCACACTTGAATTTGCTGCCCTTAGGAGATGCAGGCTAGGGTGTGCATGAGTCCACCAGTCTCTCTTTGATCTCACGTTGAGtagttaattttcttttgcaatctacaagaaaaaaatagctgtaaagggggaaaattgtaAGGACGTAAGGGTTTAGTTTGTTATTCATATAAACTTGACTCTCAgagtgtgcggggggggggggggaattgcccaTTATCTCcttgataattgaaaacaaaagTCGTTTGCAGTGTGTGTATCTttacattatgatttttttactgaaaatacagggtgtccaaaaagtcctggacacattaaaaaaaattcatagaaaaccaataaattgtgttatgaatttgcggtttgcaccataatacttcacaggttcaagagtttttacgacatcaaaaaaaaaaaaaaaaaaaaaaaaaaaaaaaaaaatgaaaaggggggggggggggggaaaggcattcgcagccagggtgtcagtatatgctatgcttgtaattcttcttttagtaattttcattcctttttgcgttatcccatgtcaacaaaaacaatttgaaattacctttaaaatgtgtcaaggacttttccgACACCCTATATTTCTGAGCATTAAGGGTCTAAGTAATCTTGGGGGGAAGTCACAGTAGTTGCCTTTAGTGCCCCTTCTTGATCTTGCCCTTTAACACTTCAGGAGGACTATTTTCATATCCGTGCCTAAATTAAAGAAACTCACATAATTGTAACATAAGAGTTCAATAACAGTACAGATGCGTACAAAGAATTACTGTCAAGAATTGAATTGCTCTTGGTaatattttatagattttaaaagatgttttggTAAATAAAACCAGTAACAAGCtatcacttaaaaatattttatattcacaTAAATACTATACAACTGTACAATTCTCTTACATCAACTCTTCATGtatcacaaaataaattaaataagtccctaataaaaacaaatcttaatTAGTATTGAAATGAGAACAGTTTCTTTCAAGTTTTGTTGGACTAGAATCCCTAAAGGTATACATATTGATTGAACACCATAATACTTTATATTTCTTCACAGATGAATTATGAAAGAACTATACACAAATATTCAATAGTTCATTTGCTTTTTTGAGAATTTAACATAGAAAATAAATGTCCtactatttttcacttttgaattatcattaacagaatttatatgaaagttataaaaaactttatatttaaaaacatgacCTTCTGATTTCCTAATGATAATGCtcataatcatttcaaaaattttctgcaaatgtacttcataagagcaaaaaataataaaatattagaaaataattttaaaaaaagtttcaacatttttagttagtttaaatatgaaataaatacatattcaaaatatatacatgctgcaaagaaaaaaaaaagcctctaaGTTGAATCTAAATAGttgattatgtataaaaatgaaacactaccaggtttttttttttattttctcatttgccATAGCTACAAGAATTAATAAAGCATTTATTGTGATTAATAATTAATAtgtctttaaaatgatatttctAAAAACCTGAAACTTTCAAGGAGTACTTTCTCCagtagtggaaaaaaaaagtacactagTCAATTATGAAAGATTAAAGAATCAAATGACTTAGCAGTACTAAcatcaaatattttgttaataaattactAATGATCAGgcacaaggaaaaaaataacatttatgcaaaaaaaaaaaaagaatgtgaaaCATCTGTACatctaagaaataaatatttgtacaTTGTAGGTTTACTCTTAAGAATGAACTTTTACTGATAGATTATTTAATTATATCTTAACATGAATTTTTCTCAATATGTTACGTATAATTGGagtttgaaaaaactaaaatagtGTTGATAATGAAAAACTAATTTACAGTAAACCCATCCAATTtgctacagtaaaaaaaaactcttaaacttttaaacaaaactgaaGAGAAACTATATGATCTCAACAAAAGTCACAATATGgaataaagcataaaattttgAGATACCATGTAAGTTTTCTGTATAATGCTACTAggctttttgcaaaattaaaatttgttgcaAAATGACTATAACAAGAAGAGATGATTTTTAATTAGCGTAAAACTCTAAAAGCAACAGTTATAGTTTCAAGATTCTGTGGGTGCTGGTTTTGGAGATGGCTTTTTATCAGTTTTTGGATCTTTGTTCCATCCTTCTAACCCTTTAGGCAGTGTTGTGTCCTCTTCAAATGATCCAGTCCCTTCAACAAATTCTTCATATGtggatttttctttaaatggtCTAGCTCCAAGCAATTCTATCATATCATCACGGCTCAATATTTCTTTATCAAGAAGACGAAGGGCGacctaaaattgaaaattcaaatgaagatCAGTCAGTTATATCCCTCTCGTCAGGAGACAACAAAAAAAGTGTGATATATCCAAAAGAGCGATATAATCGAAGTCATAACGATTCAACTACTGCACAAGATGACATGTACACTTacaaaaagaatatttaatttttctattaggatgactttttttaatgagaacaaaagaaaattaacttACCAATTGTTGTTTCAAAATTCCAAAAACAGAACTTAATATATTTATGATGTTTTTTGGTAAGATACAAATTGAAAGTATCAGTTTAAATTGCTATAAATTTGATGTATGGAAAacagattagtttttttttccattgatttagaaaaaaaacctttgtatgtGAAATGCAATCAGCTCTCGTTAACTCAAAGTGCCAAAGGGCCAACATCCTGACAtagatttgaaaaatcaaaattattttaacgaGTTTCTTTCTCAGGGGGTGGTGTCCCCATCTGTTTACAACGCACACCTAGGGCAGGGAAAAAAATGGAgtttaaacctttttaaaaaatttgactgAATAACCTCagggaaaatgacaaaaaatggtTGACTGTTTTTAagctaattataaattaaaaatcttgaaaaacatcCCTTTTTTTGAGTTCAAAACTTGGGATAATTTGAACAAGAAAATGagcaaacgagaaaaaaaaatacttttgttgtaCTGCCATGTACtttaaagaaaaggattcaagtgattttgattcaaaaaattcggaaaaaatagagaaaaattgaTGGTTTAGCAGAGCAACTACTGCCCTTCAAAGGTTTAATTCATGTGATTTTGACTTTCATAAACCTAAAGAATGTTGGAGGTATCTATCTGTTAATTTTTTAGCTCATGCATGGAAACTCAATAAAAAACGAGATTTTCAAACCTTTTCTACATCTTTCTGGTGTTCCTTCAAAAGCTGCAGTGTTCGATCATATGCTCTTGATATAAGACTTCTTACTTCACTATCAATAAGTTGAGAAGTAGCTTCACTATAAGGTTTATCAAGGACCATATCTCCAGGCTGTGGCATCTCAAATGACAGCTGTCCAACTTTTTCATTCATGCCAAATTGAACAACCTAAGGTAGAATAAGTATTTAACTACAATCTACGATGTACATATAGTTTATGACACAAAAAGTTcaatcaaagagaaaaaaaatacaaaaatattctagttgaaaaaataaaaactttatccATTCAATTCTTTCCTCAGGAATggaaaatttccctgacttttcttcagaaatgtcAGGGACTTTAATATAACCACCAAGAATGGAAGAGGCCTGGGATAGTAATTTAAGGTGTCAtcctacaaacgcaaaaaaaaaaaaaaaagtaactctaatttgaattctgaaactttgaatttaaattatcgttttcgcaatcacgagttgcgacaagactattggttagagttattgtttccagaaatggctcccccgccaaagcatgtccctcctcctgggtgcttacatgtgtatagttgtgtgcgtgtgtgtgtaggcttacgtgtgtgcacgtaggcgtgtgtatgtgtgtaaaggcgtgcgcacgtaggggagtgtgtataTGAGcctgcgtgtgtaggacatggacgccaccgcccagcaaaagtggattccgggggacagtgctcaggaccagccgcgccgccgccggtggacggtggtgctgcagccctggtccaagctgaaaaaggaaccggaacatcaaagactgtcaagtgagaacaataagcaatcgtgattgctcaaaaaaaaaaaaaaaaatctatgtaaacCAAAGGTGCAagtgaatcaattaaaattttcagatgaCAGTGAAATCTTTGGAAACTGAGGGATCTCCACTCCCCCACCCATAACatctcttcaaatatgcatacaaaaaatattgaaaaaaaaaaacccttttaaaaggtttttacaaataatttttcaattttaaaatgtgctatcagcccaaaattttcggaaatggcCACCCAGAATTTTTGGATCACAAACACTCCTGATGTTAACATGAAACTTAATAATTTTCAGACACAAACTAAATTTTTGTTACAATGAAATGTGGGCTAatttacaaaagacaaataaaaactatgaacgttTTTTACATAACCCTAGACACAAATGTGCAGGCCAtcgagaggtcaaaaaagtaaaggGGTGAATGAAATTGATggcccttaattatttcaaacgcatCTCAAatacagggaaagataatgggttcagttttttggtttagaggaagtcactactaggtttaagtattaaaaatatgaacctaATCTTGTGTATCGTAGTCACTCCATGATGCGGTGTGGGAAAAggcatattttcaaatttatagtcttaaaaaaaaaaaggattttagcttcatttttttccaaaacaagtAATTCCATTTTGGGTGTCATCCCCCCCTGACGGGTGACACCCAGTGTGAATCCCTCTCGCCCCCCATAGCGCTGCCACTGTTGTGGCtattcaacaaataaaaataaatttaactcataaaaaaataattaaaaatatatagatataaaaaaattgtttataataaaaactttataataTTTGCAATTATTTTGAGTACTTCTGAGTCAATCATATTATAGGCTACATCCCTTATGAATGAGCCTCGAATTATCCAGCAAGCcggataatttaaattttctggcATGCTGATCAACCTCACTTATTTCCGGCATGCTGGCTGATGCAGGGAAATATGGTGGTAGACACTCTGAAGTAGCACCTTTTTGCAAAATAAGACCCCCCCCCATCCCAATTAAACTGATTAAGATATTGCTGCACACACTTATAAAGCTTGAAATATACTAACCTGAGCATAAGCACTTTGTGTAACTTTCCGCAAATCATCTTGAGCACCAGTGGTgatttttccaaagaaaatttgCTCGGAACAACGACCTCCCAAAGTCATGCACATACGGTCaaaaagctaaataaaaaaagaataagcaaataaataaatagttaaaatgcaAATTGCACTGTGAGAgaatatactgtctgaccatcgattacacggaaaggttaatatccggtttataggcggaaatggacgcaccTGCTAATTAGCAGGGCTGAGTGGTAGTTTGTTTGCCACAGATGTGCACGTTTGCCTATTTAGACGCAGTTTTGTACAAATGACTATTCGTTCACTGAATCATTTcttaaatctaaactatattcgatccatattctTACTTCAAAAATTAGTTGATATATATAATTTTGCACTTACcgttttgattttacttttactgaCGAAATTGaaacattgtattttcttttcgttgtttccatagaaactgtttgtttccactctttttcaacttagagaatgcaataaattaattaggcactagtgacattataaaaggcgcaaatcaaaatcccatcgctatttttcctTCTCCCTGCTAGAATTAtttagatggaatcgtcttaacttggccaattgccaaattacatacaatatGTGGTCAAACAGTAAGCATGCAACACAGAGATCAAAATTATGTAATTCATATAGGATATAAACATTTGCTTTACATACCATACAAGCATTATGTGAAACTATGACTTTTCCTTTCCAAGTTTGCCTAATACAAACTACAAAATAtgaactgaaaacatttttttccttgctCTGAAACTGTTTTAAAGTCTTATTATTACAGTGAAAGCAAATTTTGAAGTGAATTAAATTTATTAGTATAAATGTATAGTTGAAACCAATGATGTGtgattctgtttaaaaaaaatctctaacagGGTTCTCATTCACTTTGAGAAGCGAAATTCCCTGGCTTTTTCCAGGcttccaggaaaaaaaatcataaaactttctttttgaatttgcaACTCCATgaatgaaagtaaaaattattgtttttttttaacatgagaaaagtaaaacaagCAAGCAAATTTTAGTATTGGAAGATTAATATTCATTCTTTATTGCTTTTTTCAGCTTATATGGTAAGTCATTAGGGAAATACTCACTTCCCATGCAAACACATACATTCATCCTGGTTTTGATGCAGTGGGTAAAGAACATAACCAGCTTACTGCAGGAGTTTATGACACAAAAGATGATGTTTCAAggtttgttttcaattttccaggctcttgacaaaattaatgattttgtccTTCTAGAAAAACTTTGAAACGATGGGGGTAATAAGTGTATGTCTGTTGAAATAGATGTGTATCAACTACCAATACAGACCAAtagtttttcaatataattttactTTAAGCTAAATAATGGATCAGTGACTCACACACAATTCTGTTTCATTTTCATTCAAGCTATTTGATTCTTTTAATTGCTCAGTTCACAATTTAAATGAATGATTACAAATAACAAAAtgcagaacctcgtttatccagatTAACTGGGACCGAAGGCAATACGGTTAAACGAAAATCTGGGATAATGCATTTAATAAGTCAACATATTATTCATTACAGCAAAaacaatgcttttttaaaaaaagttacatagGTTTGCTTCGTGCTAGCACTTTATCATGAATAGTTCAGCTGCAGCAGTGTCAACGTGACGCTCCGAGTAGGACATAATTTCTGTTAGATTACTATAATTTATAGGATGATCTGTACAGGAATTGTACTTTGACTCAAAATAAGATGCAAATGTTTAGCATACTTagagtttcatttttgttaccgtaataaaaattatgattgactattttttttaactacgaaTTTGATCCTGATAAATCCAGAGATCTGGATAAATCAGGGCCAGATAAACAAGATTCTACTATACTTCCATTTcaggattttcaaattttttacaagTTCAAATTAGGGTATTACAATCCTAAATGATTCAAGAAAATATGTTCTTATaaatcaagcatctcacttgttCAGTAGTATAAAGGTACTGTTCTTTGGGTAGATACTGAGCATACCCCAAACCTTTGCCCCTGGGAATAATGGACACTTTAAGCAGTGGATCTGCATGTTCAAGGAACCAACCTGCTACTGCATGCCCAGCCTCATGGTATGCTACAGTTCGTTTTTCCTCAGGTTGAAGAACAGAAGTCTTTTTCTCCATGCCTATGAAttcaaagttaatcttttttATCTCAAGAATACATACATgaataaactgttttaaaccaataaaaaaaaaaaaaaaaagaaaaattctttattttaatataaacattacaaaaaaaaaaaaaaacacaatctattttcattttaaaaagaaggaatttgTTTACACTGACTATCTGTTAAATTACAAACAgccaattttctgaaattggaaACTAACCGCAGCAACCTATGTACTAGACCACTGGTTTCTGcaaaacatatcgtcgcctcagagcaacagcaggGCATCTTATTGTTATTACATGAATAAGATGTCTtctgttgctttgaggtgacgatatgcaattaaaaaaataagcatcaGGTGCTGAAAACAACAattattggtttgtaattttccaaCCTTCTTCATGTTTTCCCACcttgtttgtaaaaattttaaatattttgagattttgcaTGTGTCTTTGCCtacgagaattattttaatgtgagGTGCGGCCCGCgggtaaaaaaaatgttgggcaccactgtatGAGACTGAATTCCCGACATCTAAAACAGATGAACCGTAAAAATGGTAGGTGCGGTGGACTTTGGAGTTGTCATGTCATGTCATGCAATCAATATATATTTACATCAACATAACCAAATTCGAACAAGGC
Proteins encoded:
- the LOC129230475 gene encoding AFG3-like protein 2, with amino-acid sequence MHIVFPQDDGIFQQDNARYHTSASGAILTGPPGTGKTLLAKATAGEANVPFITVSGSEFLEMFVGVGPSRVRDMFSLARKNAPCILFIDEIDAVGRKRGGRSFGGHSEQENTLNQLLVEMDGFNTTTNVVVLAATNRVDILDQALLRPGRFDRQIFVPAPDIKGRASIFKVHLQPLKTLIDKMDLSRKMAALTPGFTGADIANVCNEAALIAARDLNESIHMKHFEQAIERVVAGMEKKTSVLQPEEKRTVAYHEAGHAVAGWFLEHADPLLKVSIIPRGKGLGYAQYLPKEQYLYTTEQLFDRMCMTLGGRCSEQIFFGKITTGAQDDLRKVTQSAYAQVVQFGMNEKVGQLSFEMPQPGDMVLDKPYSEATSQLIDSEVRSLISRAYDRTLQLLKEHQKDVEKVALRLLDKEILSRDDMIELLGARPFKEKSTYEEFVEGTGSFEEDTTLPKGLEGWNKDPKTDKKPSPKPAPTES